A single Eleginops maclovinus isolate JMC-PN-2008 ecotype Puerto Natales chromosome 5, JC_Emac_rtc_rv5, whole genome shotgun sequence DNA region contains:
- the LOC134864380 gene encoding uncharacterized protein LOC134864380 isoform X1 produces the protein MDGLHVFIYVLLGVVSFGHDWISGSVLERKVRAGDNVTFLCDCKVSLSVYIVWYRNCSHENQPSLALNRNVWEQSSTADRIINPLPRFHFVRNFSSDSYDLLIINITETDEGLYYCGTDELRVDNKENITSKHVYTYGNISTRIHFNSKPHHQETPQDCGVCWMLLFSLCPALAVLSSLLSSLLVYHLCKKEEPQTDQQTPRTTQNQDEDVCYAAVEYRQVSQKPKWKKNQSSDFCTYSAINTSSMETL, from the exons ATGGACGGGCTGCACGTTTTCATTTACGTTCTCTTGG gagTTGTATCCTTCGGTCATGATTGGATCTCTGGCTCAGTGTTGGAGAGAAAAGTCAGAGCAGGAGACAACGTCACTTTCCTCTGTGACTGCAAGGTATCACTCAGTGTATACATAGTGTGGTACAGGAACTGCTCTCATGAGAACCAGCCTTCTCTCGCCCTTAATAGAAATGTTTGGGAACAATCCTCTACCGCTGATCGCATAATTAATCCTCTTCCTCGTTTCCACTTTGTGAGAAACTTTTCCTCTGACTCCTATGACCTGCTGATCATTAACATCACTGAAACTGATGAAGGGCTCTACTACTGTGGAACTGATGAGCTTAGGGTGGACAACAAGGAAAATATTACTTCCAAACATGTTTACACATATGGCAACATCTCAACAAGGATCCATTTCA ACTCCAAGCCTCATCACCAGGAGACTCCACAAGACTGTGGTGTGTGCTGGATGCtgctgttctctctgtgtccagCTCTTGCTgttctgtcctctctcctctcctctctcctggtGTATCACCTCTGTAAGAAAGAAG AACCTCAAACTGATCAGCAGACACCTCGAACAACACAAAATCAG gaTGAAGATGTGTGCTATGCTGCAGTGGAATATCGTCAGGTGTCCCAAAAACCAAAGTGGAAGAAAAACCAGAGTTCTGACTTCTGCACTTATTCTGCCATCAACACTTCAAGCAtggaaacactttaa
- the LOC134864986 gene encoding uncharacterized protein LOC134864986 isoform X1 → MDGLHIFIFVLLGVVAFSHDWISGSALERTVRPGDNVTFHCDCKLLTGKYILWYRNCSHENQPSLVLQNKLEQTTNMERILNPLPRFHFVRNLSSDSYDLLIINITETDEGLYYCGTEKFEVQDEKKITPGHLYTYGNISTRIRLILETSEPDHQETPQDCGVCWMLLFSLCPAVAVLSSLLSSLLVYHLCMKEVKEPHTDQQTPQTRLNQDEDVCYAALEYRQASQKPKRKATQSSDFSTYSAINTSRM, encoded by the exons ATGGACGGgctgcacattttcattttcgTCCTCTTGG ggGTTGTAGCCTTCAGTCATGATTGGATCTCTGGATCAGCGTTGGAGAGGACAGTAAGACCAGGAGACAACGTCACTTTCCACTGTGATTGCAAGTTATTAACTGGAAAATACATATTGTGGTACAGGAACTGCTCTCATGAGAACCAGCCTTCTCTCgtccttcaaaataaattggaaCAAACCACAAACATGGAACGCATACTGAATCCTCTTCCTCGTTTCCACTTTGTGAGAAACCTTTCCTCTGACTCCTATGACCTGCTGATCATCAACATCACTGAGACCGATGAAGGGCTCTACTACTGTGGAACTGAAAAGTTTGAGGTgcaggatgaaaaaaaaatcactccAGGACATCTTTACACATATGGCAACATCTCAACTAGGATTCGATTAA ttttagaaACTAGTGAGCCTGATCACCAGGAGACTCCACAAGACTGTGGTGTGTGCTGGATGCtgctgttctctctgtgtcctgctgttgctgttctgtcctctctcctctcctctctcctggtGTATCACCTCTGTATGAAAGAAG TTAAAGAACCTCACACTGATCAGCAAACACCTCAAACAAGACTAAATCAG GATGAAGATGTGTGTTATGCTGCACTGGAATATCGTCAAGCATCACAGAAACCAAAGAGGAAGGCAACCCAGAGTTCTGACTTCAGCACCTATTCTGCCATCAACACTTCTAGGATGTAA
- the LOC134864380 gene encoding uncharacterized protein LOC134864380 isoform X2 codes for MTVFRCALSLSLGHHHTWTGCTFSFTFSWELYPSVMIGSLAQCWREKSEQETTSLSSVTARNFSSDSYDLLIINITETDEGLYYCGTDELRVDNKENITSKHVYTYGNISTRIHFNSKPHHQETPQDCGVCWMLLFSLCPALAVLSSLLSSLLVYHLCKKEEPQTDQQTPRTTQNQDEDVCYAAVEYRQVSQKPKWKKNQSSDFCTYSAINTSSMETL; via the exons ATGACAGTGTTTCGCTGTGCTCTAAGTTTAAGTCTTGGTCATCATCACACATGGACGGGCTGCACGTTTTCATTTACGTTCTCTTGG gagTTGTATCCTTCGGTCATGATTGGATCTCTGGCTCAGTGTTGGAGAGAAAAGTCAGAGCAGGAGACAACGTCACTTTCCTCTGTGACTGCAAG AAACTTTTCCTCTGACTCCTATGACCTGCTGATCATTAACATCACTGAAACTGATGAAGGGCTCTACTACTGTGGAACTGATGAGCTTAGGGTGGACAACAAGGAAAATATTACTTCCAAACATGTTTACACATATGGCAACATCTCAACAAGGATCCATTTCA ACTCCAAGCCTCATCACCAGGAGACTCCACAAGACTGTGGTGTGTGCTGGATGCtgctgttctctctgtgtccagCTCTTGCTgttctgtcctctctcctctcctctctcctggtGTATCACCTCTGTAAGAAAGAAG AACCTCAAACTGATCAGCAGACACCTCGAACAACACAAAATCAG gaTGAAGATGTGTGCTATGCTGCAGTGGAATATCGTCAGGTGTCCCAAAAACCAAAGTGGAAGAAAAACCAGAGTTCTGACTTCTGCACTTATTCTGCCATCAACACTTCAAGCAtggaaacactttaa
- the LOC134864986 gene encoding uncharacterized protein LOC134864986 isoform X3: MERILNPLPRFHFVRNLSSDSYDLLIINITETDEGLYYCGTEKFEVQDEKKITPGHLYTYGNISTRIRLILETSEPDHQETPQDCGVCWMLLFSLCPAVAVLSSLLSSLLVYHLCMKEVKEPHTDQQTPQTRLNQDEDVCYAALEYRQASQKPKRKATQSSDFSTYSAINTSRM, from the exons ATGGAACGCATACTGAATCCTCTTCCTCGTTTCCACTTTGTGAGAAACCTTTCCTCTGACTCCTATGACCTGCTGATCATCAACATCACTGAGACCGATGAAGGGCTCTACTACTGTGGAACTGAAAAGTTTGAGGTgcaggatgaaaaaaaaatcactccAGGACATCTTTACACATATGGCAACATCTCAACTAGGATTCGATTAA ttttagaaACTAGTGAGCCTGATCACCAGGAGACTCCACAAGACTGTGGTGTGTGCTGGATGCtgctgttctctctgtgtcctgctgttgctgttctgtcctctctcctctcctctctcctggtGTATCACCTCTGTATGAAAGAAG TTAAAGAACCTCACACTGATCAGCAAACACCTCAAACAAGACTAAATCAG GATGAAGATGTGTGTTATGCTGCACTGGAATATCGTCAAGCATCACAGAAACCAAAGAGGAAGGCAACCCAGAGTTCTGACTTCAGCACCTATTCTGCCATCAACACTTCTAGGATGTAA
- the LOC134864986 gene encoding uncharacterized protein LOC134864986 isoform X2 — protein sequence MDGLHIFIFVLLGVVAFSHDWISGSALERTVRPGDNVTFHCDCKLLTGKYILWYRNCSHENQPSLVLQNKLEQTTNMERILNPLPRFHFVRNLSSDSYDLLIINITETDEGLYYCGTEKFEVQDEKKITPGHLYTYGNISTRIRLIKEPHTDQQTPQTRLNQDEDVCYAALEYRQASQKPKRKATQSSDFSTYSAINTSRM from the exons ATGGACGGgctgcacattttcattttcgTCCTCTTGG ggGTTGTAGCCTTCAGTCATGATTGGATCTCTGGATCAGCGTTGGAGAGGACAGTAAGACCAGGAGACAACGTCACTTTCCACTGTGATTGCAAGTTATTAACTGGAAAATACATATTGTGGTACAGGAACTGCTCTCATGAGAACCAGCCTTCTCTCgtccttcaaaataaattggaaCAAACCACAAACATGGAACGCATACTGAATCCTCTTCCTCGTTTCCACTTTGTGAGAAACCTTTCCTCTGACTCCTATGACCTGCTGATCATCAACATCACTGAGACCGATGAAGGGCTCTACTACTGTGGAACTGAAAAGTTTGAGGTgcaggatgaaaaaaaaatcactccAGGACATCTTTACACATATGGCAACATCTCAACTAGGATTCGATTAA TTAAAGAACCTCACACTGATCAGCAAACACCTCAAACAAGACTAAATCAG GATGAAGATGTGTGTTATGCTGCACTGGAATATCGTCAAGCATCACAGAAACCAAAGAGGAAGGCAACCCAGAGTTCTGACTTCAGCACCTATTCTGCCATCAACACTTCTAGGATGTAA